GAGCTCCAGCCGGACGGCCATCCGGGCGCTGTTCGAGGCGAGTGCGCGCGCTCGCGAGGTCTTCCTGCAGGAGAACGCCGACACGCTCGAGCGTGCCATCGACCTGATCGCCGACGCGCTCGCGGCCGGACGGAAGCTGCTCCTCTTCGGCAACGGCGGCAGCGCCGCCGACGCCCAGCATCTCGCGGCGGAGTTCGTCGGACGGTTCCAGCGCGAGCGGCGGCCGCTTCCCGCCATCGCGCTCACCACCGATACCTCGGCGCTCACCGCCATCGCCAACGATTACGGCTACGACGAGGTGTTCGCCCGCCAGGTGCGCGCGCTCGGCGCCGCGGGCGACGTCGCGCTCGCCATCTCGACCAGCGGCCGCTCGCCCAGCGTGCTGCGCGCGATCGACGTGTGCCGGGAGCTCGGCATCAAGACCATCGGGCTCACCGGGGGCGACGGCGGGACGCTCGCCGGCCTGGTCGATCTCTGCCTGCGCGTGTCCGCGAGCACCCACGCGGCGCGCATCCAGGAGACGCACATCCTGATCGGACACGTGCTCTGCGAGCTCGTCGATCGCCGCTTGTTCGGGGAGTCGTAGGTGAGTCGTCCGCGGCGCCCGGGCCGCGCCCCCGTCCCGCTCGACATGTCGCGCGTCCGCACGGTGCCGCTCGCCCGGCGGCCGAGCCTGGTGGCCGCGGCGAGCCTCGGTCGCCCAGTCGGGGCCGGGATGACGGTGCGCCGGCTCGTCGCCCGGCTGCCGGACATCCTCGCCGCGCGCGATCTCCGCGGCGCCGTCGAGCGCATCGCGGGGGCGCTCCGCCGCGGTCGGCCGGTCGTCCTCGGCATGGGCGCGCACCCGATCAAGGTCGGGCTCGGGCCCGTCATCGTCGACCTGATCGAGCGTGGCCGCCTCGCGGCGGTGGCGATGAACGGCGCCTGCCTGGTGCACGACTTCGAGCTCGCCTGGAACGGCCGGACCTCCGAGGACGTCGGCCCGGGCCTCGAGCGCGGCACCTTCGGGATGGCGCGCGAGACCGGCGAGTTCCTGAACCGCGCCACGCGCGAGGGCGTCGCGGCCGGGCGCGGGCTCGGGCGCGCGATCGGCGAGGCCATCCTGCGCGCGCGCCTTCCCTTTCGCCGGACCAGCATCCTCGCCGCGGCGGCGCGGGCGGACATCCCGGCCACCGCGCACGTGGCGATCGGCACCGACATCGTCCACATGCACCCGAGCGCCGACGGGGCCGCGATCGGCGAGGGGAGCCTGCGCGACTTCCACCTGCTCGCGGGCGTGATGGCGCGGCTCGCGGGCGGGGTCTACCTTAATCTGGGCTCGGCCGTCGTATTGCCGGAGGTGTTCGTCAAGGCGCTCAACCTGGCGCGCAACGTGGGCCATCCGGTGCGCGACCTCACCACGATCGACATGGATTTCAACCGTCACTACCGCCCGGCGGTGAACGTGGTGGCGCGACCCACCGCGGCGGGCGGCCGCGGCATCCAGCTCACGGGCCACCACGAGATCATGTTCCCGCTCCTCTGGGCCGCGGTGGAGGACGCGCTCGCGCGGCGTCGATGAGTATCATCACGCTCACCACAGACTTCGGTGCCGCGGACCCGTTCGTCGGCATCATGAAGGGCGTGATCGCGGGCCGCGCGCCCACGGCGCGCGTGATCGACCTGACGCACGGCGTCCCGCCCCACGACGTACTGGCCGGCGCGCTCATCCTCCGCCATTCGGTGCCCTACTTCCCGCGCAGCACGATTCACCTCGCGGTGGTCGACCCCGGCGTGGGGAGCGAGCGGCGGGCGCTGTGCGTCGAGACTGCCGGCACCCTGCTGGTCGGCCCGGACAACGGGCTGCTCTCGCTCGCCGCACCCCGCATCGAGATCCGCCGCATCATTCACCTGACGGCGGAGCACTTCTTCCTCTCCCCGCGCAGCGCGACGTTTCACGGACGCGACGTGTTCGCGCCGGTCGCCGCCGCGCTGGCGGCGGGGACACCCGTCGAGAAGCTCGGGAGCGAGGTGCGGGACATGCAGCGGCTCGACCTGCCCCCGGTCGTGCGCGAGGGGCACGCGCTCCGCGGCCAGGTGATCTACGTCGATCACTTCGGCAACCTGGTGACCAACGTGAGCGCCGCCGATCTGGCCGGCCTGACCGTCCGCGCGCCGTCGATCGGGATCGGGAACGTCCGCCTGCGCGGCGTCGCGCCTTCCTATGCCGCGGTCCAACGTGGCGAGCCCGTCGCCGTCGTGAACAGCTGGGGGCTCGTCGAGCTCGCGGTGCGTGAGGGCTCGGCGCGCGATCAACTGGGCGCCAGTGTCGGCGCGGCTGTCGTGATCGAGGCGTGATGGCGATCGACGAACGCTCGAGCGAGGGGGTGTCGCCGGCCGCGCTGGCGCGGCCGATGGCCGGCGCACGCTCCCCCGCCGTGCACGCCGTGCTGCTCGGGGCGACGATCTTCAGCGCCACGCTGGCTGGCGTCGACGTGGACCCGCTCGCGCTCGCTGCGCATCCCGCGCTCCTCCTCCGCGGGCTGCCGTTCGCGGCCACCCTGGTTTTCATCCTTCTCGTGCACGAGTCCGGGCACTACGTCGCCTGCCTCCGGCACCGCGTGAGCGCTTCCCTGCCCTACTTCATCCCGGCGCCGCTCGTGAGCCCGGTCGGAACGTTCGGCGCCTTCATCCGCATCCGCTCGCGCTTCCCCGACCGGCGCGCGCTCTTCGACATCGGCGCGGCGGGGCCGTGGGCGGGGTTCGTGGTGGCGCTGGTCGCCACCGTGGTCGGGCTCGCGCACTCGACCGTGCTCGCCGAGCCCCCCCGGTGGCACGGCGTCGAGTGCGGTGACTCGCTTCTGACCGCGTTCCTCACCCGCGCCGTCCTCCACGTGGACTCCGCCACGGTGGTCCTGCATCCCGTCGCCTTCGCGGGCTGGTTCGGGCTCTTCGTGACCTCGATCAACCTGATCCCAGTCGGACAGCTCGACGGCGGGCACGTGCTCTACGCGGCGGTCGGCCGTGGCGCCCCCTGGGTCCCGGCGCTCCTCATCGCCTTCCTCGCCTGGCTCGGCGTGCGTGGCTGGCCCGGCTGGCTCCTGTGGACGGTCATCATCAGCGTGCTCTGGTCGCTCGGCCATCCGCCGACCGACGACGACCGGCGTGCGCTCGGCCGAGGCCGCCGGCTCGCCGCTCTCGCCACCTTCGTGATATTCGTCCTCACCTTCGTGCCCGAGCCCATCAAGCTTCTCCCATGAGCGAGCGCCCGAGCTGGCACCAGTACTTCCTCACCATCACGCGCCAGGTGGCGGAGCGCTCCACCTGCGCGCGCGCCAAGGTGGGCGCGGTGATCGTGCGCGACAAGAACATCCTGGCGACGGGGTACAACGGCTCGCCCGCCGGGCTGCCGCACTGCACCGACGTGGGGTGCCTCGTCTACACGTCGCGCACGCCGTCCGGCGAGACGGAGGAGAACTGCTTCCGCACCATCCACGCCGAGATCAACGCCATCGCGCAGGCGGCGAAGAACGGCGCCAGCATCCGCGACGCCGACATCTACATCACGCACACGCCCTGCATTCACTGCCTGAAGGTGCTCATCAACACGGGCATCCGCCGCATCTTCTACGAGCGCGAGTACAAGCGACAGACGCTCGACGAGCTGCTCCGCTACACGGAGGTTCGGCTCGAGCGCGTCGAGCCGTGAGCGGCGGCGGCCGGTGCGGCTGGCGGGGGTTGCCAGTCGATCCGCACCAGGTAGACGAGGAGCGCGAGCAGCGCGAGAGCGACCAGCAGATCGAGGAGACTCAGGCCCTCCGCCCCTCGGCGTCCCACGCGGCGCAGGATAGCCAAGCCCGCCCGGCGCCGCCAGGCGGACCGTGCTGACGCACGCCCCCTGGGACGCCGTGCCGGGCCTGCGGCACGGGTTTCTCGGCGCCGCCGAGTGCGCCGCCGCCCCGGGCTGGGAAACGGTCCTCGCCCGCGTCGGCGTGCGCGTGCCGCTCGCCCTCCCGCGCCAGGTACACGGCAGACGGGTCGTGAACGCGACCTCGGCCGGCGTGCAGCCCGAGGCCGACGGCCTGGCCAGCACGACGACGGGGCTCCTGATCGGCGTCGTCACGGCGGACTGCATGCCGGTCCTGCTCGCCCACCGCCGATGCCGCGTCGTGGCCGCGGTGCACGCGGGATGGCGCGGGGTGGCGGCCGGCGTACTCGAGTCCGCAGTGGCGCACCTCCGCGCGGCGTTCGGCACGCGACCGGGCGAGCTCGAGGCCGTGATCGGCCCCGCCATCGCCGGCTGCTGCTACGAGGTGGGAGCCGACGTCGTCGACGCCTTCCGTGCCCGCGCGGGCAACCCGGCGGCGCCCGCCTGGACGCCGCGCGGGAGCCGCCTTCACCTCGACCTGCGCATCGCCGCTCGCTGCCTCCTCCAAGCGGCAGGGGTCCGATCGGTGGCTACGCTCGGCCCGTGCACCGCGTGCGGCGAGGGCTACCACTCCTACCGTCGCGACGGAGCGCGAACGGGCCGGCAGCTCAGCTTTGCTGGATGGGAGTAGCGGCCGCGACCGGAACGACCTTGGGTTCGTCGAAGCGCGCGGGGTCTTCCAGGAAGGCGCGGAAGAGCTGGGCCATCGCCCCGCCGTGCCAGCCGTCCATGAAGCGGTGGTCGAAGGTGACGCCGAGGGTCATCATCGGCCGCACCACCACCCGGCCCGCCTCCACGACCGGCTTCTCCTGCACCTCGCCCACCAGCACGACGAGGGGCGTGCGGCTGAACGGGACGAGCGGCGCGTAGGCCTGCGCCAGGCCGAACATGCCCACGTTCGTGACCATCGCGCTGCCGAACTCGTCCTTCACGACCCCGAGCCGCGTGAGGTCGAGGTCCAGGTCGTAGACCAGGTACGCTATGGTGCGCATGACGGGTCCGAGCAGGAGCAGCGGGATGCGGTCGAGGAGCGATTTGGTGCGCTCGACCTGGCGGTCCTGCCGCGCGCGCAGGCGCTCCACGCGGGTCTCCATCTCGCGCGCGATCTCGAGGACGCTCTTCACGTCGGCGCGCGCGATCTTGATGCCCGAGAGCTCCGTCCCGCCTTCGATCGCCACCTGGAGGAAGATGTCGACGCTGTCGCGCAGCATGATGCGGCCGCGGGCCACGATCCCGTTCAGCTGGGGATACTGGCGCAGCGCCAGCGCGACCCCGCGCGCCACGAGATGCGTCACGGTGACGCGCACTCCGCTCTCCTCGCGCAACCGCTCGACGTAGGCGAGCGCCGACCGCATGGGGATGTCGAGCTGGGCGTAGACGCTCGGATCCCGGGGGGGCCGCCAGGCCTGCGTCGCCACCCGGCGCCAGCCGCGGAGCGGCTGGAGGGGCTTGAAGGTGCGCGGCATCACGTGGTGCCCGGGAAAGGCGCCGCACTCTAGCGAGCGCAGATCCGGGCTGTCAACGCGCCGCCGGCCCGCGCGAGCGCGTTCTTGAGCGGGGACCGGACGGCTGCTAGCCTCCACGCAAGGCGGCCCGAACGTCCGGGCCCCGGGAGGTGTCCCGTGACAAGGTCTCTGTTCGCGCTCGCCCTCGCCGTCGTCCTCCTCGGTGCCCCAAGCGCCGCGCGGGCGCACGACGCCTACGACGACTCCGAATCGAACCCGCTCCGCCTGGCGGCGTACGGGCTCTACCCGGTCGGCTTCATGCTCGAGTGGATCGTCATGCGCCCGATGCACTTCGTGGTCTCGAACCCGCAGCTCGAGCGCGTCTTCGGGCACGTGCCCCACGAGAGCCCCTTCGGCGGGTACGAGGCCTACGAGCCCGCCTCCCAGTAGCGCCCGTCTCCGCGCGGGCGCGGCATGAGCTACCGGCGGAAGGACGCCTACTACCGCCGCGCCCGGGCCACCGGCTACCGTGCCCGCAGCGCCTACAAGCTCGCGCAGCTGGACTCCCGCTTCCGGCTTCTCCGACGCGGCGACGCCGTCGTCGACCTGGGCGCATGGCCGGGTGGATGGCTTCAGGTGGCCCTCGAGGCGGTCGGCCCCCGCGGTCGCGTGGTCGGCGTCGACCTGGTCCCCGTCGAGCCGCTGCCGGCGCCGAACCTGCGCCTGGTGAGCGGTGATGTGCGGGATCCGTCCACGTGGCGGGTCGTGCTGGAGCATCTGGGTCGGCCCGCCGATGTCGTCCTCTCGGACCTCGCGCCCAAGCTGACCGGAATCCGGGAGACGGACGATGCGCGCTCGAGCGAGCTCGTGGCGGCGGTGCTCGAGGTGCTTCCAGCCGTCCTGCGCCCCGGCGGGAACCTCCTGATCAAGCTCTTCATGGGTGGGGCGCTCGACGTCGCCACGGCCGAGCTGCGGCGCCGCTTCGAGGAGTTCCGAACGACGCGGCCCGACGCCACCCGGAAGGCATCGGCCGAGGTGTACGGGGTCGGACGCGGCCACCGCGGAGCACCCGCGCGCTGAGATGCGGGGTTGGACCTGGTGTGTGGAAAACTTGTGGATATCGAAAATCCGTGCCGCACCAGGGGTATACGCCAGTGCTCCGGAGACACGCCGTCAAGACCCGGGCCGATCCCCATATAAGTGCCTGTTTCGGCTGGAGCAAC
This genomic window from Deltaproteobacteria bacterium contains:
- a CDS encoding D-sedoheptulose 7-phosphate isomerase, which encodes MRALFEASARAREVFLQENADTLERAIDLIADALAAGRKLLLFGNGGSAADAQHLAAEFVGRFQRERRPLPAIALTTDTSALTAIANDYGYDEVFARQVRALGAAGDVALAISTSGRSPSVLRAIDVCRELGIKTIGLTGGDGGTLAGLVDLCLRVSASTHAARIQETHILIGHVLCELVDRRLFGES
- a CDS encoding SAM-dependent chlorinase/fluorinase, which translates into the protein MSIITLTTDFGAADPFVGIMKGVIAGRAPTARVIDLTHGVPPHDVLAGALILRHSVPYFPRSTIHLAVVDPGVGSERRALCVETAGTLLVGPDNGLLSLAAPRIEIRRIIHLTAEHFFLSPRSATFHGRDVFAPVAAALAAGTPVEKLGSEVRDMQRLDLPPVVREGHALRGQVIYVDHFGNLVTNVSAADLAGLTVRAPSIGIGNVRLRGVAPSYAAVQRGEPVAVVNSWGLVELAVREGSARDQLGASVGAAVVIEA
- a CDS encoding site-2 protease family protein; amino-acid sequence: MAGARSPAVHAVLLGATIFSATLAGVDVDPLALAAHPALLLRGLPFAATLVFILLVHESGHYVACLRHRVSASLPYFIPAPLVSPVGTFGAFIRIRSRFPDRRALFDIGAAGPWAGFVVALVATVVGLAHSTVLAEPPRWHGVECGDSLLTAFLTRAVLHVDSATVVLHPVAFAGWFGLFVTSINLIPVGQLDGGHVLYAAVGRGAPWVPALLIAFLAWLGVRGWPGWLLWTVIISVLWSLGHPPTDDDRRALGRGRRLAALATFVIFVLTFVPEPIKLLP
- a CDS encoding dCMP deaminase family protein, encoding MSERPSWHQYFLTITRQVAERSTCARAKVGAVIVRDKNILATGYNGSPAGLPHCTDVGCLVYTSRTPSGETEENCFRTIHAEINAIAQAAKNGASIRDADIYITHTPCIHCLKVLINTGIRRIFYEREYKRQTLDELLRYTEVRLERVEP
- the pgeF gene encoding peptidoglycan editing factor PgeF → MLTHAPWDAVPGLRHGFLGAAECAAAPGWETVLARVGVRVPLALPRQVHGRRVVNATSAGVQPEADGLASTTTGLLIGVVTADCMPVLLAHRRCRVVAAVHAGWRGVAAGVLESAVAHLRAAFGTRPGELEAVIGPAIAGCCYEVGADVVDAFRARAGNPAAPAWTPRGSRLHLDLRIAARCLLQAAGVRSVATLGPCTACGEGYHSYRRDGARTGRQLSFAGWE
- a CDS encoding 2-oxo acid dehydrogenase subunit E2, whose product is MPRTFKPLQPLRGWRRVATQAWRPPRDPSVYAQLDIPMRSALAYVERLREESGVRVTVTHLVARGVALALRQYPQLNGIVARGRIMLRDSVDIFLQVAIEGGTELSGIKIARADVKSVLEIAREMETRVERLRARQDRQVERTKSLLDRIPLLLLGPVMRTIAYLVYDLDLDLTRLGVVKDEFGSAMVTNVGMFGLAQAYAPLVPFSRTPLVVLVGEVQEKPVVEAGRVVVRPMMTLGVTFDHRFMDGWHGGAMAQLFRAFLEDPARFDEPKVVPVAAATPIQQS
- a CDS encoding RlmE family RNA methyltransferase; the protein is MSYRRKDAYYRRARATGYRARSAYKLAQLDSRFRLLRRGDAVVDLGAWPGGWLQVALEAVGPRGRVVGVDLVPVEPLPAPNLRLVSGDVRDPSTWRVVLEHLGRPADVVLSDLAPKLTGIRETDDARSSELVAAVLEVLPAVLRPGGNLLIKLFMGGALDVATAELRRRFEEFRTTRPDATRKASAEVYGVGRGHRGAPAR